A genomic window from Arvicola amphibius chromosome 5, mArvAmp1.2, whole genome shotgun sequence includes:
- the Rgs19 gene encoding regulator of G-protein signaling 19 isoform X1: MPTPHEAEKQHTGPEEADRPPLMSSHDAAPSGPPSRNPCCLCWCCCCSCSWNQERQRAWQASRESKLQPLPSCEVCTPPSPEEVQSWAQSFDKLMHSPTGRSVFRAFLRTEYSEENMLFWLACEELKAEANQHVVDEKARLIYEDYVSILSPKEVSLDSRVREGINRKMQEPSPHTFDDAQLQIYTLMHRDSYPRFLTSPAYRSLLLQGAPQSSSEA; the protein is encoded by the exons atgcCCACCCCACATGAGGCTGAGAAACAG CACACAGGACCAGAGGAGGCAGACAGGCCCCCATTGATGTCCAGCCATGATGCAGCCCCTTCAGGACCCCCCAGTCGCAACCCCTGCTGCTtatgctggtgctgctgctgcagttGCTCCTG GAACCAAGAACGGCAGCGAGCTTGGCAGGCTTCTCGGGAAAGCAAGTTGCAACCCCTCCCCAGCTGTGAAGTTTG CACTCCACCAAGTCCTGAGGAAGTACAGAGCTGGGCACAGTCCTTTGACAAGTTAATGCATAGCCCCACGGGCCGCAGTGTATTCCGGGCATTCCTGCGCACAGAATACAGCGAAGAGAACATGCTCTTCTGGCTGGCCTGTGAGGAGTTGAAAGCAGAGGCCAACCAACATGTGGTGGATGAGAAGGCGCGACTTATCTATGAGGACTACGTGTCCATCCTGTCCCCCAAGGAG GTGAGCCTGGACTCCCGTGTGCGAGAAGGCATCAATAGGAAGATGCAAGAGCCGTCACCACACACGTTTGATGATGCGCAGCTGCAGATCTACACCCTCATGCACCGGGACTCCTATCCTCGCTTCCTCACCTCCCCCGCCTACCGCTCTCTGCTACTCCAGGGGGCCCCACAGTCCTCCTCTGAGGCCTAG
- the Rgs19 gene encoding regulator of G-protein signaling 19 isoform X2 produces MHSPTGRSVFRAFLRTEYSEENMLFWLACEELKAEANQHVVDEKARLIYEDYVSILSPKEVSLDSRVREGINRKMQEPSPHTFDDAQLQIYTLMHRDSYPRFLTSPAYRSLLLQGAPQSSSEA; encoded by the exons ATGCATAGCCCCACGGGCCGCAGTGTATTCCGGGCATTCCTGCGCACAGAATACAGCGAAGAGAACATGCTCTTCTGGCTGGCCTGTGAGGAGTTGAAAGCAGAGGCCAACCAACATGTGGTGGATGAGAAGGCGCGACTTATCTATGAGGACTACGTGTCCATCCTGTCCCCCAAGGAG GTGAGCCTGGACTCCCGTGTGCGAGAAGGCATCAATAGGAAGATGCAAGAGCCGTCACCACACACGTTTGATGATGCGCAGCTGCAGATCTACACCCTCATGCACCGGGACTCCTATCCTCGCTTCCTCACCTCCCCCGCCTACCGCTCTCTGCTACTCCAGGGGGCCCCACAGTCCTCCTCTGAGGCCTAG